A genomic region of Mus musculus strain C57BL/6J chromosome 7, GRCm38.p6 C57BL/6J contains the following coding sequences:
- the Zfp109 gene encoding zinc finger protein 109: protein MTKLQEAVTFRDVAVVFSEEELGLLDAAQRKLYHDVMLENFRNLLAVGGQVPNKMENLHTTGVRCLSLGQLPCGHMASHDANKLARAPEGVINTQGMVSYFPEQCHFSCHRGPEEPPWASKDNGCLEILTNDHSSITESQKFLSGIAQCSWSKKHLSKRQNYQKHCVQTPVKTKPRRLLAPGIDRMSCVSHQDNNTLHKGDKGQSNSDFDKLTFPVSPVTPHHVYTERKSYKCSKAQEAFIDRPTLELHQQDLVGKKSPVRSTYEVSRHSSIQKSVHAGTKRYWCHECGKAFSQSSALQTHRRVHTGEKPYRCDSCGKAFTQWSVLHAHQRIHTGEKPYKCGDCGRRFRFSSNLHIHQRVHTGEKPYKCHVCGKCFRFRFYSHQRVHTGEKPYKCDECGKGFTSASNVKVHQRVHTGVKPFCCNVCGKCFSRSFHLHTHQRVHTGEKLYKCDACGKAFSQRSSLQVHRLIHTGEKPYKCEECGKGFTSASSFQGHQRVHTGEKPFHCDVCGKDFSRSSYLQIHQRMHTGEKPYKCDSCGKAFSQRAHLQVHQRTHTGEKPFKCEECGKEFRQRSGLSSHQIVHKEEKPYTCWECGKGFSQPSLFERHRRVHTGERPYICGTCCKGFSQRSHLVKHQRVHSAANL from the exons ATGACCAAGTTACAG GAGGCAGTGACCTTCAGGGACGTGGCCGTGGTCTTCAGCGAGGAGGAGCTGGGGCTGCTGGACGCTGCTCAGAGGAAGCTGTACCacgatgtgatgctggagaactTCAGGAACCTCCTGGCAGTGG GAGGCCAAGTTCCAAACAAGATGGAGAACCTTCATACAACAGGAGTAAGATGCCTTTCACTGGGGCAACTTCCATGTGGGCACATGGCAAGCCATGATGCCAACAAGCTGGCCAGAGCTCCAGAAGGGGTAATCAACACTCAAGGAATGGTATCCTACTTCCCAGAGCAATGCCATTTCTCCTGCCACAGGGGACCAGAGGAGCCTCCCTGGGCCTCCAAGGACAATGGCTGTCTTGAGATTCTCACAAATGATCATTCTAGCATTACTGAAAGTCAGAAATTTCTGTCTGGGATTGCTCAGTGTTCTTGGAGTAAAAAACATCTTAGCAAGAGACAGAACTATCAGAAACACTGTGTGCAGACTCCAGTGAAAACCAAGCCACGACGGCTCTTGGCTCCAGGTATTGACAGAATGAGTTGTGTTTCCCATCAAGATAACAATACACTGCATAAAGGAGACAAAGGCCAGAGCAACAGTGACTTTGATAAACTTACCTTTCCTGTGTCACCTGTCACCCCGCATCATGTTTACACAGAAAGAAAGTCCTACAAATGCAGCAAGGCCCAAGAGGCCTTCATTGACAGACCTACTCTAGAACTCCATCAGCAGGACCTTGTAGGAAAAAAGTCCCCTGTACGTAGTACATACGAAGTCTCCAGACATAGCTCCATTCAAAAGAGTGTTCATGCAGGAACAAAGCGCTACTGGTGTCACGAGTGTGGCAAGGCCTTCAGTCAGAGCTCAGCACTTCAGACTCACCGGAGAGTGCACACAGGGGAGAAGCCCTACAGGTGCGACAGCTGTGGGAAGGCCTTCACACAGTGGTCAGTCCTCCATGCCCACCAGAGaattcacacaggagagaagccataTAAGTGTGGAGACTGTGGCAGACGCTTCAGGTTTAGCTCAAACCTGCACATCCACCAGCGAGTCCACACTGGGGAGAAACCGTACAAATGCCACGTGTGTGGGAAGTGTTTCAGATTCAGATTTTACAGCCATCAGCgggtccacacaggagagaagccataTAAGTGTGACGAGTGCGGGAAGGGTTTCACTTCAGCCTCAAACGTCAAAGTCCACCAGCGGGTCCACACGGGAGTGAAGCCGTTTTGCTGCAATGTCTGTGGGAAATGCTTCAGTCGGAGCTTTCATCTTCACACTCACCAGAGAGTGCACACGGGGGAGAAGCTCTACAAATGTGACgcgtgtgggaaagccttcagccAGAGATCCAGTCTCCAAGTCCATCGGCTaattcacacaggagagaagccataTAAGTGTGAAGAGTGTGGGAAGGGTTTCACTTCAGCCTCAAGCTTCCAAGGACACCAGCGggtccatacaggagagaaaccatttCATTGCGATGTGTGTGGGAAAGACTTTAGCCGGAGCTCATATCTTCAGATTCACCAGAGAATGCACACGGGAGAGAAGCCCTACAAATGCGACAgctgtgggaaagccttcagccAGAGGGCCCATCTCCaagtccaccagagaactcacacCGGGGAGAAGCCGTTCAAGTGTGAGGAGTGTGGGAAGGAATTCAGGCAGCGTTCGGGGCTGAGTTCTCACCAGATAGTCCACAAGGAAGAGAAACCCTACACGTGTTGGGAGTGTGGGAAGGGTTTCAGTCAGCCCTCACTCTTCGAAAGACACCGGCGGGTCCACACTGGGGAAAGGCCCTACATCTGCGGCACCTGCTGCAAAGGCTTCAGCCAGAGATCGCATCTCGTCAAACACCAGAGGGTCCACAGTGCAGCGAATCTCTAG
- the Zfp109 gene encoding zinc finger protein 109 isoform X1, translated as MEKLRKPCGTTVLAVFSRSPSSPSLLPRALPCLKEKRTMTKLQEAVTFRDVAVVFSEEELGLLDAAQRKLYHDVMLENFRNLLAVGGQVPNKMENLHTTGVRCLSLGQLPCGHMASHDANKLARAPEGVINTQGMVSYFPEQCHFSCHRGPEEPPWASKDNGCLEILTNDHSSITESQKFLSGIAQCSWSKKHLSKRQNYQKHCVQTPVKTKPRRLLAPGIDRMSCVSHQDNNTLHKGDKGQSNSDFDKLTFPVSPVTPHHVYTERKSYKCSKAQEAFIDRPTLELHQQDLVGKKSPVRSTYEVSRHSSIQKSVHAGTKRYWCHECGKAFSQSSALQTHRRVHTGEKPYRCDSCGKAFTQWSVLHAHQRIHTGEKPYKCGDCGRRFRFSSNLHIHQRVHTGEKPYKCHVCGKCFRFRFYSHQRVHTGEKPYKCDECGKGFTSASNVKVHQRVHTGVKPFCCNVCGKCFSRSFHLHTHQRVHTGEKLYKCDACGKAFSQRSSLQVHRLIHTGEKPYKCEECGKGFTSASSFQGHQRVHTGEKPFHCDVCGKDFSRSSYLQIHQRMHTGEKPYKCDSCGKAFSQRAHLQVHQRTHTGEKPFKCEECGKEFRQRSGLSSHQIVHKEEKPYTCWECGKGFSQPSLFERHRRVHTGERPYICGTCCKGFSQRSHLVKHQRVHSAANL; from the exons ATGGAGAAGCTGAGGAAGCCATGTGGAACAACTGTCCTAGCAGTGTTCTCACGAAGCCCTTCCTCCCCCAGCTTGCTTCCCAGAGCCCTGCCTTGTCTCAAAGAGAAGAGAACAATGACCAAGTTACAG GAGGCAGTGACCTTCAGGGACGTGGCCGTGGTCTTCAGCGAGGAGGAGCTGGGGCTGCTGGACGCTGCTCAGAGGAAGCTGTACCacgatgtgatgctggagaactTCAGGAACCTCCTGGCAGTGG GAGGCCAAGTTCCAAACAAGATGGAGAACCTTCATACAACAGGAGTAAGATGCCTTTCACTGGGGCAACTTCCATGTGGGCACATGGCAAGCCATGATGCCAACAAGCTGGCCAGAGCTCCAGAAGGGGTAATCAACACTCAAGGAATGGTATCCTACTTCCCAGAGCAATGCCATTTCTCCTGCCACAGGGGACCAGAGGAGCCTCCCTGGGCCTCCAAGGACAATGGCTGTCTTGAGATTCTCACAAATGATCATTCTAGCATTACTGAAAGTCAGAAATTTCTGTCTGGGATTGCTCAGTGTTCTTGGAGTAAAAAACATCTTAGCAAGAGACAGAACTATCAGAAACACTGTGTGCAGACTCCAGTGAAAACCAAGCCACGACGGCTCTTGGCTCCAGGTATTGACAGAATGAGTTGTGTTTCCCATCAAGATAACAATACACTGCATAAAGGAGACAAAGGCCAGAGCAACAGTGACTTTGATAAACTTACCTTTCCTGTGTCACCTGTCACCCCGCATCATGTTTACACAGAAAGAAAGTCCTACAAATGCAGCAAGGCCCAAGAGGCCTTCATTGACAGACCTACTCTAGAACTCCATCAGCAGGACCTTGTAGGAAAAAAGTCCCCTGTACGTAGTACATACGAAGTCTCCAGACATAGCTCCATTCAAAAGAGTGTTCATGCAGGAACAAAGCGCTACTGGTGTCACGAGTGTGGCAAGGCCTTCAGTCAGAGCTCAGCACTTCAGACTCACCGGAGAGTGCACACAGGGGAGAAGCCCTACAGGTGCGACAGCTGTGGGAAGGCCTTCACACAGTGGTCAGTCCTCCATGCCCACCAGAGaattcacacaggagagaagccataTAAGTGTGGAGACTGTGGCAGACGCTTCAGGTTTAGCTCAAACCTGCACATCCACCAGCGAGTCCACACTGGGGAGAAACCGTACAAATGCCACGTGTGTGGGAAGTGTTTCAGATTCAGATTTTACAGCCATCAGCgggtccacacaggagagaagccataTAAGTGTGACGAGTGCGGGAAGGGTTTCACTTCAGCCTCAAACGTCAAAGTCCACCAGCGGGTCCACACGGGAGTGAAGCCGTTTTGCTGCAATGTCTGTGGGAAATGCTTCAGTCGGAGCTTTCATCTTCACACTCACCAGAGAGTGCACACGGGGGAGAAGCTCTACAAATGTGACgcgtgtgggaaagccttcagccAGAGATCCAGTCTCCAAGTCCATCGGCTaattcacacaggagagaagccataTAAGTGTGAAGAGTGTGGGAAGGGTTTCACTTCAGCCTCAAGCTTCCAAGGACACCAGCGggtccatacaggagagaaaccatttCATTGCGATGTGTGTGGGAAAGACTTTAGCCGGAGCTCATATCTTCAGATTCACCAGAGAATGCACACGGGAGAGAAGCCCTACAAATGCGACAgctgtgggaaagccttcagccAGAGGGCCCATCTCCaagtccaccagagaactcacacCGGGGAGAAGCCGTTCAAGTGTGAGGAGTGTGGGAAGGAATTCAGGCAGCGTTCGGGGCTGAGTTCTCACCAGATAGTCCACAAGGAAGAGAAACCCTACACGTGTTGGGAGTGTGGGAAGGGTTTCAGTCAGCCCTCACTCTTCGAAAGACACCGGCGGGTCCACACTGGGGAAAGGCCCTACATCTGCGGCACCTGCTGCAAAGGCTTCAGCCAGAGATCGCATCTCGTCAAACACCAGAGGGTCCACAGTGCAGCGAATCTCTAG